A region of Streptomyces sp. NBC_01267 DNA encodes the following proteins:
- a CDS encoding DUF397 domain-containing protein — MDTAIEWQKSSFSNGQEQCVEIAANADDILMRESDDPGAVAATSRAKFAAFIHGVKAGEFDRAGR; from the coding sequence ATGGACACAGCAATCGAGTGGCAGAAGTCATCCTTCTCCAACGGCCAGGAGCAGTGCGTCGAGATCGCGGCGAACGCCGACGACATCCTGATGCGCGAGAGTGACGATCCGGGCGCCGTTGCCGCTACGAGCCGGGCGAAGTTCGCCGCGTTCATCCACGGCGTCAAGGCGGGCGAGTTCGACCGCGCCGGACGGTAG
- a CDS encoding ATP-binding protein, with translation MTPATAPPVPRPPLPQRGARYRVVAPNSPTAPGIVRDFLGTLLRATGHPRLVDDARLCASEVVTNSYCHTRSRMIRVDVTVNPKQVTVYVTDEEPDSPPRPVHRQLPDAERGRGLVLVDCLAARWGVRVNDEPVPGSKSVWFTLVE, from the coding sequence ATGACCCCGGCAACCGCCCCTCCAGTACCTCGCCCGCCCCTTCCACAACGCGGAGCGCGTTACCGGGTCGTCGCGCCGAACAGTCCGACCGCCCCGGGCATCGTGCGGGACTTCCTCGGGACACTGCTCCGGGCTACCGGGCACCCCCGGCTGGTGGATGATGCCCGTCTCTGTGCGAGCGAGGTCGTCACCAACTCGTACTGTCATACGCGTTCGCGGATGATCCGGGTGGATGTGACCGTCAACCCGAAGCAGGTGACGGTGTACGTGACGGACGAGGAGCCGGATTCGCCGCCCCGGCCCGTACATCGGCAGTTGCCGGACGCGGAACGCGGCCGTGGGCTGGTCCTGGTGGACTGCCTGGCCGCCCGCTGGGGAGTACGGGTCAACGATGAACCCGTACCGGGCTCCAAGTCCGTCTGGTTCACGCTCGTCGAATGA
- a CDS encoding RraA family protein, with protein MSDLTGFQDISPTTLADVLGREHVMNTGIRPLWPSPPRIAGPAFTVRCPPGDNLMLHAAIHRAEPGSVLVVEAGDVDYALAGGNVCAVAQRRGIVALVADGVIRDLAEVRAMGFPVFARGVIPYPGTKKAVVPLNGEVRCGGVRVNAGDIVVADEEGIVVTPHARREEVLLSARAKLAKEADESLDAWETAHRARIDEILAENGFEG; from the coding sequence ATGAGCGACCTCACCGGCTTCCAGGACATCTCCCCGACCACCCTCGCGGACGTCCTGGGCCGCGAGCACGTCATGAACACCGGTATCCGCCCGCTGTGGCCGTCGCCTCCACGCATCGCGGGCCCCGCGTTCACCGTGCGGTGCCCTCCCGGTGACAACCTCATGCTGCACGCGGCCATCCACCGCGCGGAGCCCGGCTCGGTCCTCGTCGTCGAGGCGGGCGATGTGGACTACGCACTCGCCGGAGGGAACGTCTGCGCCGTCGCCCAGCGCCGGGGCATCGTGGCGCTGGTGGCGGACGGCGTGATCAGGGACCTCGCCGAGGTGCGCGCGATGGGCTTCCCCGTCTTCGCCAGGGGCGTCATCCCGTACCCCGGCACCAAAAAGGCCGTCGTCCCCCTCAACGGCGAAGTGCGGTGCGGAGGCGTGCGGGTGAACGCCGGGGACATCGTCGTGGCCGACGAGGAGGGCATCGTGGTCACGCCCCACGCCCGTCGGGAAGAGGTACTCCTCTCGGCTCGGGCCAAGTTGGCCAAGGAGGCCGACGAGTCACTCGACGCGTGGGAAACGGCGCACCGCGCCCGCATCGACGAGATCCTGGCCGAGAACGGCTTCGAGGGCTGA
- a CDS encoding helix-turn-helix domain-containing protein, whose product MDQSRRQTPNWSQTGEGDMPPRDNPTGRQVRLGGELRKLRERAGKTAREAAGLISTDQAKISHIEAGRTGIGEDRIRRLASFYACDDHALIEALCAISREHRGQFWWDEYRGVLAPGFLNIAEMEHHARHMQCLQSVTLPGLLQTPEYARALFEAVLPKLPEEDVAARLEHRMRRQSLLDREQPPTFDVLVHEAALRMRVGGRTTAREQLQHLIEATDRPNVTVQVIPFAIDRFIDITQTVLYAAGAVPQLDTVHIDTPIRGLFLDAAADIRKYGLQLDVAKQASLEPSESRSFIHHIARDM is encoded by the coding sequence GTGGACCAGTCCCGCCGTCAGACGCCAAACTGGTCGCAAACAGGGGAAGGTGACATGCCGCCAAGGGACAACCCGACCGGGCGCCAGGTACGCCTGGGCGGTGAGCTGAGGAAGCTGCGCGAACGCGCGGGCAAGACTGCCCGGGAAGCAGCCGGGCTCATCTCGACCGACCAGGCCAAGATCAGTCACATCGAGGCGGGCCGTACCGGCATCGGCGAGGACCGGATTCGCCGCCTGGCCAGTTTCTACGCCTGCGACGACCATGCGTTGATCGAGGCACTGTGCGCCATATCGCGGGAACACCGGGGCCAGTTCTGGTGGGACGAATACCGGGGAGTACTCGCGCCCGGGTTCTTGAACATCGCGGAGATGGAGCATCACGCCCGTCACATGCAGTGCCTGCAGTCGGTGACACTGCCCGGATTGCTCCAGACACCTGAGTACGCCCGAGCCCTGTTCGAAGCAGTCCTCCCCAAACTGCCCGAGGAGGACGTGGCGGCCAGGCTCGAACACCGCATGCGGAGGCAATCACTGCTCGACAGGGAGCAGCCACCCACCTTCGATGTCCTCGTACACGAAGCGGCTCTGCGCATGCGCGTCGGCGGACGCACGACGGCCCGCGAGCAATTGCAGCACCTCATCGAGGCAACGGACCGGCCGAACGTGACCGTGCAGGTGATCCCGTTCGCCATCGACCGGTTCATCGACATCACCCAGACCGTGCTGTACGCAGCCGGCGCCGTGCCACAACTCGACACGGTGCACATCGACACCCCCATCCGCGGTCTCTTCCTGGATGCGGCGGCGGACATTCGCAAGTACGGGTTGCAACTGGACGTCGCGAAGCAAGCCTCGCTGGAGCCCTCGGAGTCACGCAGCTTCATTCACCACATCGCGCGGGACATGTGA
- a CDS encoding MerR family transcriptional regulator → MDVTTLYSIGELSRRTGVPVRTIRFYSDSGVVTPTTRSPAGYRLYDLDALLRLELLRTLRELGMDLATIQRVLDRELSVAEVAAAHADAMDVQIRVLQLRRSVLRVVAGRGSDPEETKLMHRLTQLSGEERRRLIDDFIEGTFGTMDADPAAVAMVRAATPDLPDDPSSDQVAAWVELAGLVGDEDFRARMRRTAGRQAAGRPLDIESEAGEELMGVTRQKVAEAMESGIGPRDSRAAPVIDDLVHRFAEVFARTPDVEFRAWMAQRFEEAHDPRVDRYWRLVWIVNGWQVVPSLTPVYPWLIQALRSDRDA, encoded by the coding sequence ATGGACGTGACGACCCTCTACTCGATCGGGGAGCTTTCCCGGCGGACCGGCGTGCCCGTGAGGACCATCCGGTTCTACTCCGATTCGGGGGTGGTGACGCCGACCACCCGAAGTCCCGCCGGTTACCGGCTCTACGACCTCGACGCACTGCTTCGTCTGGAACTTCTCCGCACCCTGCGCGAGCTGGGCATGGACCTGGCCACGATTCAACGGGTACTGGACCGTGAGCTCTCGGTGGCGGAAGTCGCCGCGGCGCACGCCGACGCGATGGACGTCCAGATCCGGGTGCTGCAACTGCGTCGGAGCGTTCTGCGAGTCGTGGCCGGACGCGGGTCCGATCCCGAGGAGACCAAGCTCATGCACAGGCTCACGCAGTTGTCCGGCGAGGAACGCCGGCGCCTGATCGACGATTTCATTGAGGGCACCTTCGGCACCATGGATGCCGACCCAGCGGCTGTGGCCATGGTTCGCGCTGCCACTCCCGACCTCCCCGATGATCCGTCCAGCGACCAGGTCGCCGCCTGGGTGGAGCTCGCCGGGCTGGTCGGCGACGAGGACTTCCGGGCCCGGATGCGCCGGACGGCCGGGCGTCAGGCCGCCGGGCGACCGCTCGACATCGAGAGCGAGGCCGGCGAGGAACTGATGGGAGTCACCCGTCAGAAGGTGGCCGAGGCCATGGAGTCGGGCATCGGCCCGCGCGACAGCAGGGCCGCCCCCGTCATCGACGACCTGGTGCACCGCTTCGCCGAGGTGTTCGCGCGCACCCCTGACGTGGAATTCCGGGCCTGGATGGCCCAGCGGTTCGAAGAGGCGCACGATCCCAGGGTGGATCGGTACTGGCGGCTGGTGTGGATCGTCAACGGCTGGCAGGTGGTACCGAGCCTGACCCCCGTGTACCCCTGGCTCATCCAGGCCCTGCGAAGTGACCGCGACGCATAG